A stretch of Dietzia lutea DNA encodes these proteins:
- a CDS encoding SDR family NAD(P)-dependent oxidoreductase, whose protein sequence is MTREGRDPGHRLDGRVVAVTGSSRGIRAAVAEDLAARGADVVLNGRDADALAEQVEALAERSAGRITGVAGPAHEPDVAEELLARAREGGSAVGGLITCAGVPEPAGSSILTVSHKEFAELMDAHLGTVFAPCRVFAPHLVAAGSGAIVTTSSFAWKGDYGGTGYPAGKGAVTSLTMAIAAELAEHGVRANVVCPGARTRLSSGPGYEEQIRELGRRGLLDELSVAGALDPADPGYVAPLYTYLVSDLAAGITGGVFAGAGGFVGRFPSPEARILAYRDFHDSPPWTPEELDALIRA, encoded by the coding sequence ATGACGCGAGAGGGCCGGGATCCGGGACACCGGCTGGACGGCCGGGTCGTCGCCGTCACCGGCTCCTCTCGGGGGATCCGAGCCGCGGTGGCCGAGGACCTCGCCGCCCGCGGCGCGGACGTGGTGCTCAACGGGCGCGACGCGGATGCGCTGGCCGAGCAGGTCGAGGCCCTCGCGGAGCGGTCCGCCGGTCGGATCACCGGGGTGGCCGGGCCCGCGCACGAGCCCGACGTGGCCGAGGAACTGCTCGCCCGGGCCCGCGAGGGGGGCTCCGCCGTGGGCGGTCTCATCACCTGCGCGGGCGTGCCCGAACCCGCGGGCTCCTCGATCCTCACGGTCTCCCACAAGGAGTTCGCCGAACTCATGGACGCCCACCTGGGCACCGTGTTCGCCCCCTGCCGCGTGTTCGCGCCACACCTGGTGGCGGCGGGCTCGGGCGCGATCGTCACCACGTCGTCGTTCGCCTGGAAGGGCGACTACGGCGGCACCGGCTACCCGGCCGGCAAGGGCGCGGTCACATCACTGACCATGGCGATCGCCGCCGAGCTGGCCGAGCACGGGGTCCGCGCCAACGTCGTGTGCCCCGGCGCGCGGACCAGACTGTCGAGCGGGCCCGGCTACGAGGAGCAGATCCGGGAGCTCGGTCGGCGCGGGTTGCTCGACGAGCTCAGCGTCGCGGGCGCGCTGGACCCGGCCGACCCCGGGTACGTCGCCCCGCTCTACACCTATTTGGTGTCCGACCTCGCGGCCGGGATCACCGGGGGCGTCTTCGCCGGCGCCGGCGGGTTCGTCGGCAGGTTTCCCTCGCCCGAGGCGCGGATCCTGGCGTATCGGGACTTCCACGACAGCCCGCCCTGGACCCCCGAGGAGCTGGACGCCCTCATCCGGGCGTGA
- a CDS encoding AMP-binding protein, producing the protein MAHNFADLFEHAADAYGSDRLAVVEDERRLTYADLDAEANRWADVLASRGVGAGAHVAIHLRNGVDCIALFLGVLKLRAVPISINYRYAGSELRYLYDYSDACALVFHREFAPAVAAAADGLEKLQLLIAVDDGSEAGDLPDGALDAREALAAASPDRVPADRSADDLFLVFTGGTTGKPKGVMWRQEDLWRSLAGGADYYTGEPVPDEYHQSRSGLGGDPARYLVLLPLIHTSGLMPSFTALFSGGTCHYLPHFRAADVLEEIVSEKIQIVIVAGDAMVRPMLAHMRETGVDTSSVFMFSSGAALFSPSVKAELLELRPDLMIMDAFGSSESGFGGLGVATKANLDDGSLFADRGPRIPRGANLQLVDDFDEPLPDDSTEIGWIVKSGYQPSGYYKDVAKSAETFREIAGSRRVFTGDRGRYDGPDSIIMLGRGSQVVNSGGEKIFAEEVESALKAVDGVQDAVALGVPDERFGHRVGAVIEWAEGHVGDFDALEQALRASLAGFKIPVAFWVVEKIERHPSSKTDYGWAKRVLADRDPDHDRRTDTVGSRS; encoded by the coding sequence ATGGCACACAACTTCGCAGACCTCTTCGAACACGCGGCGGACGCGTACGGAAGCGACCGGCTGGCGGTGGTCGAGGACGAGCGCCGCCTCACCTACGCCGACCTGGACGCCGAGGCCAACCGGTGGGCCGACGTCCTCGCCTCGCGAGGGGTCGGCGCGGGGGCGCATGTGGCGATCCACCTGCGCAACGGCGTCGACTGCATCGCGCTCTTCCTCGGCGTCCTCAAGCTCCGCGCGGTCCCCATCAGCATCAACTACCGCTACGCGGGATCCGAACTGCGGTACCTCTACGACTACTCGGACGCGTGCGCGCTGGTCTTCCACCGCGAGTTCGCGCCGGCCGTGGCGGCGGCAGCGGACGGTCTGGAGAAGCTGCAGCTCCTCATCGCGGTGGACGACGGCTCCGAAGCCGGAGACCTGCCCGACGGTGCGCTCGACGCCAGGGAGGCCCTCGCGGCGGCCTCCCCGGATCGGGTCCCGGCCGACCGGAGCGCCGACGATCTGTTCCTGGTCTTCACCGGCGGCACAACCGGGAAGCCGAAGGGGGTGATGTGGCGTCAGGAGGACCTGTGGCGCAGTCTGGCCGGCGGCGCGGACTACTACACCGGCGAGCCGGTGCCGGACGAGTACCACCAGTCCCGCTCCGGGCTGGGAGGTGACCCGGCGCGCTACCTCGTGCTGCTGCCGCTCATCCACACCTCCGGGCTCATGCCCAGCTTCACCGCTTTGTTCTCTGGGGGCACGTGTCACTACCTGCCGCACTTCCGGGCCGCGGACGTCCTGGAGGAGATCGTCAGCGAGAAGATCCAGATCGTGATCGTCGCCGGCGACGCGATGGTGCGGCCGATGCTCGCGCACATGCGCGAGACCGGCGTGGACACCTCGAGCGTGTTCATGTTCAGCTCCGGGGCCGCGCTGTTCTCCCCGTCGGTCAAGGCCGAGCTGCTCGAGCTGCGTCCCGATCTCATGATCATGGACGCGTTCGGTTCGTCCGAGAGCGGCTTCGGCGGGCTGGGGGTCGCGACCAAGGCCAACCTGGACGACGGTTCGCTGTTCGCCGACCGCGGTCCCCGCATCCCGCGGGGCGCCAACCTGCAGCTGGTCGACGACTTCGACGAGCCGCTGCCCGACGACTCCACGGAGATCGGGTGGATCGTCAAGTCCGGCTACCAGCCCAGCGGCTACTACAAGGACGTGGCCAAGTCCGCCGAGACGTTCCGCGAGATCGCGGGCAGCCGGCGGGTCTTCACGGGGGACCGGGGCCGGTACGACGGCCCGGACAGCATCATCATGCTCGGCCGCGGCAGCCAGGTCGTCAATTCGGGCGGGGAGAAGATCTTCGCCGAGGAGGTCGAGTCTGCGCTTAAAGCGGTCGACGGCGTGCAGGACGCGGTGGCGCTGGGGGTGCCCGACGAGAGGTTCGGACACCGGGTCGGTGCCGTGATCGAGTGGGCCGAGGGGCACGTGGGGGACTTCGACGCCCTCGAGCAGGCCCTGCGCGCGTCACTGGCGGGTTTCAAGATCCCCGTCGCCTTCTGGGTGGTCGAGAAGATCGAGCGTCACCCCAGCAGCAAGACCGACTACGGCTGGGCCAAGCGGGTCCTCGCCGACCGCGACCCCGACCATGATCGCCGCACCGACACGGTGGGCTCGCGGTCATGA